DNA sequence from the Pseudoliparis swirei isolate HS2019 ecotype Mariana Trench chromosome 6, NWPU_hadal_v1, whole genome shotgun sequence genome:
TAGCACGTGTCAGATGTCAATCTGTTAATGGGCTTGGACAGTTCAGAAAACTTTAGTTTCTGTACTATTATGCTAATTACGTCCCCAGGCTGAGCTCCTCATTGGCTGAGTCTCAGTCAATTTCATATTTCAGTCCTGACGTCAGGGTGGCTATAAAACTAAGCAATGCTTTTTAACTCGTCGGCTGACAGATGCCTGAGAAAAATATCTATCAATCTTAGAGTGGaggtttttttctccacaaAGCAACTATTTGCCCGGGACACGTGCGTGAACCTCCTCAAATTGGCGCACTAATCCTAAAAGGAGCCATGAAGTGTTAAATGGTAGAAACACAGACAGCGGCGCTCAGACACCCGCAcgctgggagagagggaggaaacagcgCTGCTCCAATGCGTCTGTGCAACACAgactgaagagaaaaaaacttaTCGACTCACAAAAGCAAAAGCTGCGCTGCGCAATTAGTGCGTGAAAATCCACTTTTTCTCCGGttttgaagaaaataaataaataaatcaagctGGCTCAGTGCGTGTCTCAGCAGCCCACTTTGACAGGTGCTCCTCACACCCTTTGGAGGACTGTCAACAGCAAGAGGATGGCATCAGAGCTGGCAATGAGCAACTCCGACCTGCCCACCAGTCCCCTGGCCATGGAATATGTTAATGACTTCGATCTGATGAAGTTTGAAGTGAAAAAGGAGCTGGTGGAGCCCGATCGCAGCATCAGCCAGTGCAGCCGCCTGGTCGCCGGGGGATCCCTATCTTCCACCCCGATGAGCACGCCTTGCAGCTCGGTTCCCCCCTCGCCAAGCTTCTCGGAGCCCAGTCCGGGATCAGGGAGCGAGCAAAAGGGACACTTGGAGGATTTCTACTGGATGACCGGGTACCAACAGCAGTTGAACCCCGAGGCTCTGGGCTTTAGCCCGGAGGACGCCGTAGAGGCGCTGATCAGCAGCAGTCACCAGCTCCAGACCTTCGATGGCTATGCCAGGGGGCAGCAGTTCGGCGGCGCAGCCGGGGCAGGGGGCGCCATGGCCGGGGAGGAGATGGGATCAGCGGCCGCCGTGGTATCCGCGGTTATCGCCGCAGCTCAGAACGGGAatcccctccaccaccaccaccatcaccaccaccaccacaatggGGCACACCACCCGTCCTCCGGGTCTCAATCCGGCGGCAGCGTGGGGGGAAACCACCAGCACCTGCGCTTGGACGACCGGTTCTCGGACGAGCAGCTGGTGACAATGTCAGTCCGGGAATTGAACCGGCAGCTCCGGGGGGTCAGCAAAGAAGAGGTGATCCGTCTGAAACAGAAGAGGAGGACGCTAAAGAACAGAGGCTATGCCCAGTCCTGCCGGTACAAGCGGGTCCAGCAGCGGCATGTCTTGGAGGGAGAGAAGACGCACCTTATTCAGCAGGTGGACCACCTCAAGCAGGAGATCTCCCGGCTGGCCAGGGAGAGGGACGCCTACAAGGAGAAATACGAGAAGCTGATCAGCACCGGCTTCCGAGAAAACGGAGCATCCAGCAGTGAAAACAACCCTTCATCCCCGGAGTTCTTCATGTGAGTCTCGGCGCCGATAAGTTTGAATGACCGACCCTCACAAAGAAACCGAAAACAAACTTTTAATTTGCACTCAGCTAAAAAATAGGTTGTGCGTGCCTGAGTTGAAGTGTTGTTAAAGTTGCGTTAGTTAGGGACAAACGGGTTTTACACCTTTCTGTATTTCaatagtttttgttgttgtttcatggCGAGCTCGGGTCTTGTTTAAATTATGTTTCACCACTTTCAAATGACATCTGGCTCCAAATATAGACACATGCCGTTAAATGACTGAATAAGAATTCTGTTTCCACAAATATGTTCAAATATTTCTGTACAGTTCGCGATGTTTGTCATGAGACAAACTGCTTCAAATGACTTAGACTTTTCTGAGTATAGATCCGCTCTTACAGTCTCACGCACCTCGTCCCCTTTAcccaaacatgtatatatatttaattcaacAAACTTCATACACAGCAGCTTCATTttgttgtacatttatttttgtttttagtaTAAAGCCAATTCATTTTTGTATATGAATGATCTCATTTTCATATCATCCATCCTATATTTGTCATGTGAAAGACATCCAAACTCAGTCACAGCAGAAGTGACAGCCTGTAACAGTTATATGAGCCTGCATGCTGGTCATGTAGGCCTACGGATAgtgtttttaactttttatttttacttgtttttgtgtgtatgatGATTGCATTATACCATTGTTCATCTccttttaagatttttttttttaaagtgtggaCATCCGTCACTTTGCTTTCGTAAAAGTTCCCCGCGAATTTGATATAAGTTGCTTCTGGAGCCCTGTGAGGAAAATCACAATAAAGCAACGTTATAGACAATATTGATGTATATAGTCTCAGACAACATTTAGGTGAGCAACATCAGTAAATGTAGTAGGAAgaattatattttttcttcacaaATTCAAATAGACTAATGCGATCAACAAGTGGGACTGGAGATAAAATGTTTGGAACAGAGCAGAAGCAGTTTGATGCTTTCGTGAACTAAATGTGAACAACACCACTTTTCAcgcaaaaaaacaaatgatcTGTTCTTTCTTCAATTCGTTGTTAATGTGTCTTCTCTTCATTTAAGGAAGGTAATTACGTGTACCCAGAACCCTATGGGTGTTATTCGGAAAATAAACTGTGAACAGTTTGGAAGTGGGAATGAAATGTTCTCCCGGTCCTATAGAATAATTAAGCAAAGCACCAAGCAGCTACACGCCGTTTGTGAGGATTTCTAAACAATAAAATGTATCGCTATAGACATTATACTATAAAGTGGCAGACATCGTGCTCACTGTTAAAAATGGAATTTTATAAACAACCCATTCATCAATAAATCTTCATGAATGGAAACAAATATATTCTCCTGATAATGTTAGTTATTTTTGTTCTCTCTAGTTGTGCGAGGTGACATCACACTATTCCAACCCTTTAATCTCCTCTCAGTCTCAAGTGAAATATAAACAGAAGAAGTAACTGTCAGAGTGATTTAGATCACGTAAACATCTGATCTTACACATTGGCTTTGGACTGAATCGCGACGCAGATGTTGCGCATAATTAGAATAGCAGAGCTCCAGGACGAAGCCCAGCTCGGATGTATCCACTGAACTCGTTATATTCATTCACCCAAAAAGCGTTTTCATTCTGTTACCCGATGCACAATGCACGGTGAAATATTTCaaagtattttctttttctcattttgCTTCTCGAGAAAGGGACGCTCTTCACCTGTTGCGTAATTAAAGACAGAAAACTCTTtaaattatctttaaaaaatcccAAGATAATCGAACCATAtgattaatatttcaaaaataaattaacTTTAGCCCCATGCCTTGATGTGCAGCAGCTGTCCTAGAACATTCTGAGTTAATGATTGATTTTAGAGTAAACTTACACTTTTTAAACTCGGTACTGTCCACTTGTTGTACATTGTCCGTAGAAAGTTTCACTTAAAATCGATCAGAAAATAAGGtctaaataacaaaaataatcaaatatacgaatatacaaatatgtcttattttgaaaatatgaaGTTTAACGCCCTGAAAATAATGCCGCCTAAAAAGAAACTTTCTGCAGTCAAACGCTTTATGATAATACTGCCGTGATATGATAACAATTGTCTATTTTCTGGTTAGAATAAAAGATGGTCACAGTAATATTTAGCCTGGAAATGTTTTGCTCTGGATATGCACACGAGTTATTTAGGCAAACCACCACTTTCGCTTCAGTGTAAAGATCTTTTATTTGACAAGAGAAAAGGGAGAAGCCACAGGAGGCACTTGGAGTAATTTGGTTTAAGCGACATGGCAGCTTCAAAGATTCAAAGCTTCCTCTGCTGGACTGAAGCATGTCTCTCCTCTTAAATGCAGCCTGATGACCTCAGTGCATCCAAAAGAGCCTGAGATAAAAGCTGCGTGTCCTGGGTTAGACTGCCATACAAGGTCActgccacagtgtgtgtgtgtgtgtgtgtgtgtgtgcgtgtgtgcgtgtgtgcgtgtgtgtgtgtatgaatataagcagatgatttgtgtgtgtgtgtgtgtgtgtggctgatggAAACTTTAAAATGCACCACAGCGGTGTGAGTCAACGCAGAGTTGAAGTCCAAGACTGTACAGACTCATGTGTGGGCTTTCTGTCTCACCTTTactaacaaatacacacacacacacacacacacacacacacatatatacacagtcACCTGGCTTGCAGTGCCTCCCAAGCCCAGAGTGAGGGACAAGATGGGAGAACATGATCCTCTCATGCCTGGAGGAATGATTTTCTCAGTGATTAAAAGTGAGTGAGAGACAGCGATAgagcaagagggagagagagagaggaggggggatgcTGGCTTCCTGCTCCTTTCAGATGATAAACGATCAGAGATGCATCGTAGCTGAGAGGAGAAGGCCTTTTAGTGAGCATGTGTCCACTAATTTATAGCCTTCCTATCTGATTAGGTCAATATAGTGTgctatttaattacatttgtgtTATAACCTAGAACCGGAGATGCTATTCTTCTTCCATGGCACCCCTCTCTTCTGTGAGGCAGATAGGGCCAGCTGAGTTTTCTTTGCAGTCTCAGGATTTCACTCAGGAAAGTATTCAGTCTTACCTGGAATGTTTTGGGACAGACATGACGTCTGCTTCTTGTAATGGTTCGTACGTTTCCAGTGCGTCTTTACTCAATATGTATAGAATGACAGAGGGGAAAAGTGCTGATCATTGAACGGGTGGAAATTGTGGGGGatgttttctctgtgtgtgtgtgtgtgtgtgtgtgtgtgtgtgtgtgtgtgtgtgtgtgtcctgacttCTAAACACACCAAGGGGCTGGAGGATTCAGTCGCACTGATTCACTTCCTGTGTTGAAGGAGGACAGAAGGCACAGGAAACAATATTTCAGCGCTGCCTCCTCATTTCTTAACCCTCTGCCAGATTAATTGCTTCTTTCTCTGCATTTTGCCTCCTCTGTTTCATTTGTGCGGTGTGAAAAAGTGAGGACATATAGCATACAGACACACCACATTATTAATCTTATTAGCACGGACTGTAATTCTATTCTCTAGCCCACTATATTGACTTCTGCACTGTGATCATTTGCAGTCTGTTCAATGATTAGGTTATTAAAGATAATGTAGTTGTCTGCTGTCACAATATTGGACTCTCTCTTTCAGGTCAACTATGGGAAATCACTTTTGAAATTTATCAGTATTGACATTTGAATCATCATCATGTGAGTCACTTTAATTCCTCAAAATTAATAGGACAAAGGCTGTGCGCACTTTTTAGTGTCTATTTGTGAGAGTGCTCAATAACCAGCCAGCATTGTCTTTTATTTGACCTTGTGGAGGAAGGGTGGTATGTGCTTTAACTGAGTGCCTTATATCTATAGAAATGAGTCATTGTATCATGACGTTGTGAGGTTTGTAGCTTATGTCAATCAAAAGGAAATCTAAATGAATGTAGGTAAAACAAAAAGTCTCACTTAGCTCCGAAAAACTCAAAAGTCCAAAAGCACAAACAATTCAAGCTGCATTATTTTTCTCTTTACAGTTATGCCCTAATTAATTGAACAGCTCAGAGTGCTCCAATAAGTCCTCTTTTTTAAGTTATCACTGTTATAATAAGAGTTTCTTTGCTTGTAGTCAGTAGAGCAGTAAAACAGTTTATTTCTGAAAACGCTACCTGAAAAAAGCATTATTACCTTAAGGTgccagtaataataatatattcaatCCATTATGTGATCATTTCATGACTATCGCTGAATCAAAAACTATTTGTTTTCTATTACTAAAAATAATGTTGTAACAATTGGAGCCACATGTCTTGTTTAGTAACACAACAGCTTTTGTGTACGttcatttcttttcttccccatGAGAAGCTCCCCCAAAGGGTACAAAACATATTCGCATTCAAAAGAGGAAACAATTTCAATCTCTTCCACTCAATCCGCATCTGCATCACTCCATGcgataaacatttacatttaaattgatttaaatCAGCTGCATttatgttcctctgtggtccgTCCATCATCTAGACCCGCAATGCcagagcttctctctctctctttctctctctttctctctttctctctctctctctgtcttgcaGTGTCCTGAGTTATGTGTCATTTATCTGAAACCCTAATAATTTAATGTGTCCGCTCCTGTCGTGGCTGTGCATGTGGTAAGAATGCAGCAGCTGTACAGAAGGTGTGCATGCTGctgcctctgtgtgtattttattggcTTTACGGTGGGATTTCTTCCAGCAAATGGAAGCTTGGGCAGAGAGGAGTTAATGTGATTGTCTGGATCCAATCCTGTAGTCCTGTGTTGAATTGAGATTACTGTAAATGCTCAGCTGTAAAAGAATGTGCATCGGCACAAGTCATGTGTCTCGTGCATGTTGCAGTCGAAGTCAAACATTAGATTTGCATTTGTATCAGAAGCTCTCCTCAGAATGCATCACTGAAGGGCAATAGATGAAAGCTAATTATGTTTTAATTACATGTGATCACAGTATTCTGACTCACGGATAAACATAGCTGAGGCTGTGTTGATGTTTTCAACGGTGAGTTGAGTTGCAGGGCACAGAGTCAGTGGAGTGGTGTAGTTATGGACCGCAGCGGACGTGGTGAGGGTGGAGGCTGTTTGGAAACTGAGTGCATTGTGTtcgtcaatgtgtgtgtgtttgagtctgcGCATGCACAAGTTTGTGTGATGCAGGGTGGAGCTGGTAGCAAGCCCGATCCCTGTGTGTTATACCTGCATCTCAATGAAGCGAGAGAGTTGATTTACCCCTCTGCTGCagttagtctctctctctctctctctctctctctctctctctctctctctctctctctctgtttgtctgtctctgtgtctgagTCTGTCTCTCAGCCAGTCAAACAGACATTGATCTCTTAGCCAGGCAAGGTGACCCGCAGTGTTGTTCAGCTCTGCTaaagtctctcctctccctttcaTTTTTACCTGGGAAAGGCCTTGACCCCACAAGCTGCTGCCATGTAGCAGCCCTGTGCACGTGGGCCGCACATCCCTTGTATcaagaacagtgtgtgtgtgttcttgtttgAGTAAGAAAGAGTGCACACAGAGTAGACACGTGTGTGCAAGTATGTGTgaccagtgagtgtgtgtatgtgagtacatctcttcgtgtgtgtgcgtgtgtgtgtgtgcgtgtgtgtgtaaatgttcctctGTTTCTGGCGTGGTGTGTTTATCAAGCTCTTTGTTTGTCTTTacctataggtgtgtgtgtgtgtgtgtgtgattatgtgcaGATTGATTTGTGGCTGCAACTGTACATTCTCAACTTTATAGGAACACGTGAGGGTCTGGTCTGTCCATATTGATTTGTCAGAGCATTTTTCAGGTGACGGCAGACTTGTCTGTGCTGTGAGCTCCTGTGTAGCGGACGGGTCGGAGTCCATTTGGTCCCAGTGTGATCGGATTACAGGGAACTGAATGGCCCTCATTGTTGCTTAAAGATGGATTGGGGGGCATTAAAATACTTTGTCGCTCCTTCGCCTCATTTCGTTCCACTGAAACCCAGCAAAAAGTTTGTCAGaatctgttttttaaagcaGGTTTTCTCTATCCACTGTagtccctatgtgtgtgtgtatgtactctCACGTGTGTACACATTGTATATCCTCACACAAGGCTTGCTGTCAGAAATGCATAAACCCCTTAAATCAATGTAAATATGGTCCTCATAAACCAACGGACCTGACATTAATTTccatttacatatttacactgtatttttgttaattattttaaataatgtactcaaaaatttacttttttaatgaaGTAAGGGGTGGTTATAGAATTACAGTGTTTTATTAACTATTATAGTAACATAATGTTACAACTTGAAATATATTTTAGATATACTTTTGATGTGTATTGACTTTGCTTTTGAAAAACcacgcaatgtgtgtgtgtgtgtgtgtgtgtgttagaaacATGCATAAAGTGTATTCATTACAATAAGCCAAATTACAAAACAATTAGAAACCTTTCATTTAAATCCAACGACTGATATCTGTTTGTTTGAAATATTGGACCTACTTTATTTAGAAATTCATAGATGATTATTCTGAATTATTTGAAACTGCTAATCTAAATTGTTATCCTTGAATTTAAAAGTTTGATGTTAAGCCTTTTATGAATTCAGCtcatatgtaaataaaaaataaataaaataggccACAAGTTTATTGTTCTGATAAAGTTTTTCAAAAAAGAATAATATTACTCTTTGCCTTATCTTTGCTCTCTCAGTCGTGTCCCTTTTCTTTATTAATTCATGAACACCATTACTTAATGTCCAAAGTGTTTTTGTCTACAGCAGTTTCCTGTTGTTAAACTCTGGGGTTttaacacttttctttttcctgttttcgCAGGACGTCAAGAAAATTCCTCCATCTGTGATCGAGAGCTGTGACTTCTCCGTCCCACCACCCTGGAGTCTGAGGTAACTTGTCCTGCTCAGGTTTTAATCTTTGACACTCTTTTACTTTACAACACAAATTAATCTATTTCATTTACATTGTTAAAATATCTAAAACTAACATCAACTTTAAGAAATCTGAAAATATAAACAGAAATACTGCTAGTGATGAAATCAGTGGAGCAGAAGTGTGATGATCTACATTTCCCCTGTATGTTTATCAAAATACAGAACACAATGTTCACATTCAGTAACTCATCCATTACAATCAGGTTGTCAGAATACATTTTtcgtatatttaattttttcatttacattcatacacaaaaGGACTTTGTATCGATCTCTTTAACTAAACTTTATACCCCAAAAAGTCCAAAAACCCAAACATGGGTTGCATCCAAGCAAATAATTTgatatatactttaatataaaaatacaaataatatttaaaatgctGAACAGAATTGCTGCACGACTTTCAATCTTTAAATTAATCGTTTCCTTACATTCGTATAGTTGACAAAGAAGTAGAAATATGAAtatcaataataaaatacacatttccTATTACCCGCTCTCTGTTCTTCATTCAGAAGAAAACAATTCACACAGGAGCTGTACATCTGTAGCTCCATGACATCCTGATATTTGCAATAGTCCACTTTTTTATATTGATTTAATGTAATAGAGAAGCGCTCATTTGGGACAGCACTATATTTTTCTTACTTCACATTTAGCTCCTAAAACACTCTGCAACCTTTGTCGTGTGCGATGTTGTGCAGTGTTCTGCTTTGGGGCTCTGGCTGTGCTGTTTGATTGACAGGAGGGTGACATGCGCAGTGCTCATGGGATGATGCCAACACTTTTGGCTTGACCCTCTGACCTCCTTCACTCTCTCAGCTCTCTCTGCGgagacacacactgtacattattttttatttctggcTGACATGCAGATGGACGGATAGCAGAGGATGGCGCGGGATgattgagggagggagggaaagcgAAGGCTAGTTTGTTGCGCTCTCATGCACGTTGTCGGTTAAAAActagagggagaggaaagatcGATGTAAGGAGTCAAGGCAAGGGTTAGGTAAGGAGTTAAGGGATTGACGACAGGAAGGCACCTGGATTTGAATGCAAACATTTACGCTGGGTTGAGAGAacagaaggaggtgaggaggcgagggaagggagaaagggagaaagggaTGGCATGAGGGCTCCTGGCCGtggatgcagacagacaggcagggtaACCAGAGGCAGGCGGTGACCTTCTCTGCTGCTGGATGATCGAAGGCTTTATTTAAAGGCCTGGTCAATGCTGGATGCTGCTGAGGTATCAGCCTCGCAGCCAGGCGACTCATCACCACTGTAATACAactctctaaccctaaccccccacccacacacacacacacacacacacacacacacacacaaacacagagcagGACAGGACACTCTCTGGACACCTCATGTTTTATCCAGCACAGTCTGGACAGAGGAAACTACAGCCTCAGCATCGGCTAATTTTACTGTACAGCAGACAGTATACTCTGCTTTCCTCGTGTGCTCAGCATTGTGAAGCACATGCTTGTTTGCCTCTACACTCCATCATTGTCCATTTGTTATACCTTTGACCAATTATATAGAGACAGCATAATGCGTGATTTTATGTGACGTACTGATACAGTGAGGAATGAAGTGATGATGACGAAGAGGTAAAAAATGCCAGAATACTGGCTGCTAAGGTAGTACACCTGcattcaaatgtgtgtgtgtgtgtgtgttgagcacgtgtgtgtgcgctcgcatgtgtgtggctgcagcgTTAAGACACTTGCATGCTTCAGCACTTTCTGGCTGTCAGGAGCTCTGAGGTCACAGGCAGGGGAGTGGAGAGGGCACATTAGAGGAATCTTCAGAGCCCCCACCCACCACGCCCCCACGATCCTTCCCCCCTGCTCCTCCCACCAAGCCTCACTTTCCCCCTCTCGCCCGTTATCCCCCGTCATcccttcaccacctcctcctactCGTCTACCCCTCGTGGTGACGGGGTGAGTCGGCCACTCCGGGGGGAGGGGCACAGGGACGCAAGGTGCCTCAGTGGCTGACAGCAGGCAGGTCGGGTTTTTGTACACGCCAGAAGAGGAAGGACAGATGCGCGCAGACACATCaagttgtgtgagtgtgtgaggaaaaggaagaaagagaggactTATTTAAGTGCTTGCGTGGATAAATGGGCTGTGTATGGAAACACCTAAAAAGCTTTTTGTCATTACATGTTTGTTCATATCATTCAAAGCTTAAAATGCGACTGGCTGTTCATCaaaaatatcaatatcaataatgCAGAAGATTGATGTTCAATGCAAATCATAATATCTGTTTAAGCTAGTTAATGCTCGTGACATTGGACTACATTGTAATGGGAATCAAACTGCAGCATTTTAACTACTCACAAAATACTCTAGGGACTAAAATACTGAATTTAGTGAACACAACTGTATGTCATGATTTCTATTATTGAAGCAAAATTCCACAATATGATTTGagataataatcaataaatcaCCCACCGGTaatttaaacattgaattgtcACTTATAAAACACTGCAGCTGTGTTGGGTTCTTTTGTGTTTTGCAGTGACAATGATTTGCTCCATTCTCTGACACTTCACGATCCATTTACTGCCTGGGATATATATAACTACTAGCTGCTCAGTGTGAGACTCGTTACACTGTTACAGTCTTGATAGCGACACAGACGCCATCCCTCAATCTAGAAAATCCAAAATGACAGGGAGGATATGAACAGGATGTATGCTCATTATTAGGCCTGGTCTGAAAAGACAGGAAGCAAGTAGAATTGGGGTCCGGattagaaatgtaaaaaaaagaataatatgtCACTCACTGCAGTTAAAGATACACAAACTGAACACAGAACAACTGTGTTTAGGTTtggagtgtttaaaaaaatgttttatgtgttttgacTTTCTTATTAACCACAGACAAGATGATACTTGAGGACAAAACTGCACCCTCGAGCTAAACCTCTTAACATCAACGCGCT
Encoded proteins:
- the LOC130195575 gene encoding transcription factor Maf-like, with protein sequence MASELAMSNSDLPTSPLAMEYVNDFDLMKFEVKKELVEPDRSISQCSRLVAGGSLSSTPMSTPCSSVPPSPSFSEPSPGSGSEQKGHLEDFYWMTGYQQQLNPEALGFSPEDAVEALISSSHQLQTFDGYARGQQFGGAAGAGGAMAGEEMGSAAAVVSAVIAAAQNGNPLHHHHHHHHHHNGAHHPSSGSQSGGSVGGNHQHLRLDDRFSDEQLVTMSVRELNRQLRGVSKEEVIRLKQKRRTLKNRGYAQSCRYKRVQQRHVLEGEKTHLIQQVDHLKQEISRLARERDAYKEKYEKLISTGFRENGASSSENNPSSPEFFMTSRKFLHL